The segment GCGCCCCTGTTCCCAACAATCTGAAAAGGGATTTTTACGATCATCTGGGACAACCTCTCTTGGATTACTATGGCTCGACAGAGGCCGGGAATTTGACGGCTGGTCATCCGGATGACTGGGTCGGAAGTGGGAAGATCATCGCCGGTGTCGATGTGAAGGTGGTGGATTCAGAAGGAAAACAACTTCCACCGGGGCAGATCGGTGAAGTTTTTGCCAAAGGAAATGCCCTTATGGAAGGGTATATCCTGTCACCTGGAGAGTATCATCTGGATTTGCAGGACGGATGGATGGATATGAAAGACTTTGGATACTTTGATGAATCTGGTCACTTGCATGTGTTGGGAAGAAAAGACGAAGCCATACATCGGATGGGGTCCACTTTTTATCTCTGTCACATGGAAAGATTGGTGGAAGATTTGGGTGTTCTGTCCAAGGTCGTGGCTCTTCCAGATGAGAGAAAGGGTGCATACTTAGTGCTGTTTGTACAGCACCCGGAGTCCGAAATTGCTGCCATCCGTAAAAAAATCCTCAGAACCCTTCCCACCTATATGTATCCGGATAAACTCATCTGCCTGGAAGAATTTCCGTTTTTGCCCGTTGGAAAAGTGGACGGAAAATCTTTGGAGAGAAGAGCGGAGGAACTGATCGCGCCCGTACTGTAAAGCAGGGAACAGCCGGTTTGCCGGGGGAAACAGATCAGCTCGGAAAAAGGGGGAAAGCGGATTGGGAGCGGAATTGTTGAACGTGGAGAGAACTGTCAACACCAGTGGTCTATCAGTTCCGGTTGGGATCAGCGGGACAGGAATGTATGTGCCCGACCAGCTGGTGACCAATGAGGATCTCGTTCAAAATCTGGATACTTCGGATGAATGGATTGTTACAAAAACGGGAATCCGGGAACGGCGGTTTTTGCGGGAGGGCGAACTCACTTCCGACATGTGCGTAAAGGCGGCGGAGGCTGCCATGGCAGACGCTGGGGTGACTCCCGGGGATTTGGATGCCATCATTATCTCTACATTCACATTTGATCAACTGCTGCCGTCCACAGCATTGATTGTCAGAGAACGGCTGGGGGCGGACCGGGCGATTCCGATCGATTTGAATCAAGCGGCATGTGCCGGAAGTATTTATGCCATTTGGACAGGATGTCACTTGATGCAAAATCAACAGATCCGCTGTGTATTAGTGATTGGAGCGGAAGCGCTTTCCCGCATCACCGACCCGGAAGATCGGAGTACCCGCGTGTTTTTTGGAGATGCGGCAGGGGCCGTGGTTTTGAATCGAACGCAATCCAATTACGGCATTTTGTCATGGGATTTGGATGCCGCTTTGTCTTACAGTGTGGAAGTGCCCGCCGGCGGAGCCAAAAGCCCAACCACAGCAGACACGGTACGCCAAAGGGAACACTTTTTGAAAATGGATGGGAGAAAAGTTTGGACGGAAGCAAACCAACGCCTTCCGAATACGATTCAATCCGTAATAAAAAAAGCCGGTTTGCATTTCGGGGAAATTGATCATTTTTTGATACACCAAGCAAATTTGAACATTGTAAAAGAGGTTTTCAACACTTTGGGAGAGTCGATGAGCAAAGCCACAAACAATGTGGACCGGTTTGGGAATACAGGTGCAGCGACTGTGTTTACGGTATTGCATGAAGCCTTGGCAAGGGGTCGGATTAAACATGGAGACCGTATCATCATGGCTGCGATTGGTGCCGGATTTATTTGGGGCTCCTTGTGTTTCCGATACTCTGATGAATCATGGAAAGGAGATCAGTGAAATGACGAAAGAGAAGGTTAAGCAAATGTTTATTGACTGCTTCGAGCTGTCCATGACCAAGGATGAGTTAAAAGATGATGTCGCGCTCTTCGGGCCCAATTCCCCCTTTGGTCTGGATTCTATGGATATCCTGAAGTTTATCACGATTATAAAGGATGAATTTCAGATTAATCTGGGCTCGATCAGAACGGACACCTTCAGCACGGTAAACCAAATCACTCAAACCATAGAGGAGCACCAAGGGGCTCCAGCTCAAAATTCATAGTTCGTTTCAGATGACAAAGAAGGGTTTGAAAGGAGTAGATCGGGAGATGCCCCTTCTACTCCTTGTTTTGATTTACAGCCTTATATGGATAATTCTGATATTCCGCTTGTGGGGTGGGCCCGATGTGTGTCGATTTTGAAGGGATGGGGATGGAGAAAGGCCACTCGGAACTGCATCTGTGGGTCTTGAACTTGAATGAACTGGTGAAGTCAATTGACATGTTGA is part of the Kroppenstedtia eburnea genome and harbors:
- a CDS encoding 3-oxoacyl-ACP synthase III family protein, which codes for MGAELLNVERTVNTSGLSVPVGISGTGMYVPDQLVTNEDLVQNLDTSDEWIVTKTGIRERRFLREGELTSDMCVKAAEAAMADAGVTPGDLDAIIISTFTFDQLLPSTALIVRERLGADRAIPIDLNQAACAGSIYAIWTGCHLMQNQQIRCVLVIGAEALSRITDPEDRSTRVFFGDAAGAVVLNRTQSNYGILSWDLDAALSYSVEVPAGGAKSPTTADTVRQREHFLKMDGRKVWTEANQRLPNTIQSVIKKAGLHFGEIDHFLIHQANLNIVKEVFNTLGESMSKATNNVDRFGNTGAATVFTVLHEALARGRIKHGDRIIMAAIGAGFIWGSLCFRYSDESWKGDQ
- a CDS encoding acyl carrier protein, translated to MTKEKVKQMFIDCFELSMTKDELKDDVALFGPNSPFGLDSMDILKFITIIKDEFQINLGSIRTDTFSTVNQITQTIEEHQGAPAQNS